A window of Paremcibacter congregatus contains these coding sequences:
- a CDS encoding alpha/beta fold hydrolase, with the protein MKQYDEIFYPSGDGLTLYARDYNRVEEPPLTLLCLHGLTRNSADFEGLADQLSGRYRLVVADQRGRGKSDYAVANDDYNLMTYVQDMWSLLTHLNIDKVAIIGTSMGGLMAILMALEQRDRICGLVLNDIGPEVDPEGVARIASYAGKGGCIDTWDEAVQQTKAINGPFFPDFTEADWLRVAQAGYRKEPSGRLCPAYDPNVTQSLSFLNKSDWDLWPLFEATGPIHTLALRGRLSDLLSDATLQEMQRRHPRMVQVTVDNRGHAPFLTEPDALSALNAFLAGLEEQADRDTL; encoded by the coding sequence ATGAAACAGTATGATGAAATATTTTATCCGTCGGGTGATGGTCTTACCCTTTATGCACGGGATTATAATCGAGTGGAAGAACCACCTTTGACCTTGCTTTGCTTGCATGGATTAACCCGTAATTCAGCAGATTTTGAGGGGCTGGCCGACCAATTGTCGGGGCGTTACCGGCTTGTCGTTGCCGATCAGCGGGGTCGGGGAAAGTCCGATTACGCTGTGGCGAATGATGATTATAACCTGATGACCTATGTTCAGGATATGTGGAGCCTTCTGACGCATTTAAATATAGATAAGGTGGCGATTATAGGGACTTCCATGGGAGGATTGATGGCGATCCTTATGGCTCTGGAGCAGCGTGATCGTATCTGCGGTCTGGTCCTGAATGATATCGGTCCGGAAGTCGATCCTGAAGGAGTGGCGCGCATAGCGTCTTATGCCGGGAAAGGGGGATGTATTGATACCTGGGATGAGGCCGTGCAACAGACCAAAGCGATCAATGGGCCGTTCTTTCCCGATTTCACAGAGGCGGATTGGTTGCGGGTGGCCCAGGCGGGATACCGGAAAGAGCCGTCCGGGCGTCTTTGCCCGGCTTATGACCCTAACGTCACCCAATCCCTGTCTTTTTTAAACAAGAGTGACTGGGATCTCTGGCCTCTTTTCGAGGCGACGGGACCCATTCATACCCTTGCACTGAGGGGCCGCCTGTCTGACCTTTTGTCCGATGCAACGTTGCAGGAAATGCAAAGAAGACATCCCCGAATGGTACAGGTAACGGTAGACAACAGAGGCCATGCGCCGTTTCTGACGGAACCGGATGCGTTGTCTGCCCTTAACGCATTTCTGGCCGGATTGGAAGAGCAGGCGGATCGCGATACACTGTGA
- a CDS encoding C39 family peptidase has translation MTRLPKEIKRLLRLLKKPAWWRTGFLVGWAMILAPTNVIGGTIHLPATLGGPARIKVISLKEARFQTVIKQQYDFSCGSAAVASLLTFHYDYPTSENNVFTQMFKEGDQDRIRQYGFSLLDMKRYLASVGFASDGFRVGLDRLEKAGVPAIVLINTNGYKHFILIKGVTEKEVLVGDPALGVRIWSREDFLNSWNGIVFVVRSRISQGRKHFNLDRDWKVRSKAPFGSALSRQSLANFSVHLTGTLNSF, from the coding sequence GTGACAAGGTTACCCAAGGAGATTAAACGGCTGCTGCGGCTATTGAAAAAGCCGGCCTGGTGGCGGACAGGTTTCCTTGTCGGGTGGGCCATGATTCTGGCCCCGACAAATGTTATCGGGGGCACCATTCATCTGCCGGCAACGCTCGGGGGGCCGGCCCGCATTAAAGTCATCAGCCTTAAAGAAGCCCGGTTTCAGACTGTGATTAAACAACAGTATGATTTCAGTTGCGGGTCGGCGGCGGTGGCGTCCCTTCTGACATTTCATTATGATTACCCAACTTCGGAAAATAACGTTTTCACCCAAATGTTTAAAGAAGGTGATCAGGACCGTATTCGCCAATATGGGTTTTCACTTCTTGATATGAAGCGGTATCTGGCCAGTGTTGGATTTGCGTCGGATGGTTTTCGGGTTGGTCTTGACAGGCTTGAAAAGGCTGGCGTTCCGGCCATCGTTCTGATTAACACCAATGGGTATAAACATTTTATCCTGATCAAAGGGGTAACTGAGAAGGAAGTTCTGGTTGGTGATCCGGCTCTGGGGGTCCGGATCTGGTCACGGGAAGATTTTCTCAACAGCTGGAATGGGATTGTTTTTGTCGTGCGTTCCCGGATCAGTCAGGGACGGAAACATTTTAACCTGGACAGGGATTGGAAAGTACGCAGTAAAGCTCCTTTCGGCAGCGCCCTCAGCCGTCAGAGCCTTGCGAATTTTTCAGTCCACCTGACAGGAACTCTTAACAGCTTTTAG
- a CDS encoding TonB-dependent receptor: MPQLSFAGEAEETSVIMLEEITVTARKISENLQRVPVAVTSFGGTELGRQGIEDITELQQRLPNTTLQVSRGTNSTLTAYVRGIGQQDPLWGFEPGVGIYIDGVYIARPQGAVLDVLDVERIEVLRGPQGTLYGKNTIGGAVKYETKRLSGDPSFYLEGRYGSYNQMDAKITGQLPVVADKLFFGFGGATLNRDGFGSFLSQENQENYNKSLLTGRLKLEFHPTENFFMRLSGDITQDNSNSKGGHRLTPSLITGEPVLDNVFDTAAGADVDSKVRTRGLSLHMEWEMSDQWTAKSISAYRSGDSDGVIDFDNTALSSADVAGFYEDHQFSQELQFSYIGEKLKAVSGLYYYDGESCGQFNLLLGLAPPIGLTLENSGCVDTRSYAIYAQGTYYVTDKLSVTLGGRYTRDEKEADVFQGIFLGLKMMNDEGLLILPNSDFVNDHAWSRFSPHVGLEYQAQDDLLLYASYKNGFKSGGIDMRANQRLLASANEPYNPEIVDAFEIGLKSEVWDSRLRLNLAGFYNKYKEQQITVQRVTDTGLELVSQVINAGRSEMKGVELEAVAAVTADFSLTMTVGFIDADFTKGAFFDPNLGEVVDISENFVVSNTPEWSSNVGFSYRREVADWMMNVVGNWAWRSSIHIFEIPSQLDTPGYGLVNLGVTFTSPEDRWNIGLHGKNIFDKEHRIAGYNFAAETGGLGGEDVVIGYYGDPATVTLTVGLKF; the protein is encoded by the coding sequence ATGCCACAGCTATCCTTTGCGGGGGAGGCTGAAGAAACGTCAGTGATCATGCTGGAAGAAATTACTGTAACGGCGCGCAAGATTTCCGAAAACCTTCAAAGAGTACCGGTTGCGGTCACCTCGTTTGGCGGCACGGAACTCGGGCGGCAGGGTATTGAGGATATTACGGAACTTCAACAACGCTTGCCGAATACCACGCTTCAGGTTAGTCGGGGCACGAACAGCACTCTTACGGCCTATGTTCGCGGTATTGGTCAGCAGGACCCATTGTGGGGTTTTGAACCCGGTGTCGGTATTTATATTGACGGAGTTTATATTGCCCGGCCACAAGGGGCTGTGCTGGACGTGCTGGATGTAGAGCGAATTGAGGTATTGCGCGGTCCTCAAGGGACTTTGTACGGCAAGAACACCATTGGCGGTGCGGTTAAATATGAAACCAAACGTTTGAGCGGTGATCCGTCTTTCTATCTGGAGGGCCGGTATGGATCTTATAACCAGATGGACGCCAAGATTACCGGCCAGCTTCCTGTTGTGGCGGATAAATTGTTCTTCGGGTTTGGCGGCGCGACCCTGAACCGGGACGGATTTGGTTCTTTTTTAAGTCAGGAAAATCAAGAAAATTACAATAAAAGCCTTCTCACCGGGCGCTTGAAACTGGAATTTCACCCGACGGAGAATTTCTTCATGCGGTTGAGTGGCGACATTACGCAGGATAATTCCAACAGCAAGGGCGGTCACCGCCTGACCCCGAGTCTGATCACGGGGGAACCGGTTCTGGACAATGTGTTTGACACCGCCGCCGGGGCGGATGTGGACAGTAAGGTGCGCACCAGAGGGCTGTCACTGCATATGGAATGGGAGATGAGCGATCAATGGACCGCCAAATCGATCAGCGCCTATCGGTCGGGGGACAGCGATGGGGTTATTGATTTTGACAATACGGCCCTTTCTTCCGCGGATGTAGCCGGTTTTTATGAAGATCATCAATTCAGCCAGGAATTGCAGTTCAGTTATATCGGCGAAAAGCTCAAGGCGGTGAGCGGGCTGTACTATTATGACGGGGAATCCTGTGGACAGTTTAATTTGCTGCTTGGCCTTGCGCCACCGATCGGTTTGACCCTGGAAAACAGCGGCTGCGTTGACACCAGGAGTTATGCGATTTATGCCCAGGGAACGTATTATGTAACCGATAAATTGTCTGTGACGCTTGGTGGACGTTATACCCGCGATGAGAAAGAGGCAGACGTCTTTCAGGGCATTTTCCTTGGGCTTAAAATGATGAATGATGAGGGCTTGCTCATTCTGCCCAATTCAGATTTCGTTAATGATCATGCCTGGAGCCGCTTTTCTCCCCATGTGGGGCTGGAATATCAGGCTCAGGACGACCTTTTGCTTTATGCCAGTTACAAAAATGGATTTAAAAGCGGCGGCATCGACATGCGGGCGAACCAGCGTCTTTTGGCGAGTGCGAACGAGCCCTATAACCCGGAAATTGTTGATGCATTTGAAATTGGTCTAAAGAGTGAAGTTTGGGACAGTCGTTTGCGGCTTAATCTGGCCGGTTTTTATAATAAATATAAAGAGCAGCAAATCACGGTGCAGCGTGTCACCGATACCGGGTTGGAACTGGTGTCACAGGTGATCAATGCGGGGCGGTCTGAAATGAAGGGGGTTGAACTTGAGGCAGTGGCGGCCGTGACGGCAGACTTCAGTCTGACCATGACCGTGGGCTTTATTGATGCCGATTTCACGAAGGGGGCATTTTTTGACCCTAACCTTGGTGAAGTGGTGGATATCAGCGAAAATTTTGTGGTCTCCAATACGCCGGAGTGGAGCAGCAATGTTGGTTTCTCCTACCGCCGGGAGGTGGCCGACTGGATGATGAATGTGGTGGGGAACTGGGCCTGGCGCAGCAGCATCCATATCTTCGAAATCCCCTCGCAACTGGATACGCCGGGATATGGCCTGGTGAATCTTGGGGTAACTTTTACCTCGCCGGAAGACAGATGGAATATTGGTCTGCATGGTAAGAATATCTTTGATAAAGAACACCGTATTGCCGGGTATAACTTCGCGGCGGAAACGGGGGGGCTTGGTGGCGAAGATGTGGTGATTGGTTATTATGGTGACCCGGCTACTGTAACGTTGACTGTTGGCCTGAAATTTTAA
- a CDS encoding transporter, with protein MHNWKITTTIAFILAGSMAGPLAQTSTAQEVEGTDLEELRKTLQVQARQIQAQARLLEQQQRELQLQKRRLDQLTGQTETAGQRPPRPQPDKAPTIRKESRSDRQEASATPANKSGGEDVATKPPETSRSPQEITVIADVGGVLTPQGQLTIEPTLAASHTSSNRFFFQGVEFVDAVLIGVIEATETSRNYVSGQLGFRYGVTDRLDLSAKVPLIYRDDRVESTIVSEQNENDGNSTTLQDLTGKGVGDIEFGFQYQINNGQDNWPYFIANVRAKSTTGTGPFDVSRDENGLETELATGSGFWSLEPSLTMIYQTDPAVFFTNFGYVWNFGRDINFRSGETFIGHINPGDSITGNLGVGFALNETLSMSFGYQHNYVFGTRTEINGRLTDSRDFQVGSLLLGMSMGLGNRTGLSMNVGVGVTDDSPDVEFTLRMPFSVMLFD; from the coding sequence ATGCATAACTGGAAAATCACGACAACTATTGCTTTTATCCTCGCCGGCAGCATGGCCGGGCCACTGGCGCAAACCAGTACCGCCCAGGAAGTCGAAGGGACGGACCTGGAGGAATTGAGAAAAACTCTTCAGGTCCAGGCGCGACAGATACAGGCCCAGGCGCGGTTGCTGGAACAGCAACAAAGAGAGTTGCAGCTTCAGAAACGACGGCTCGACCAGTTGACCGGTCAGACGGAGACCGCGGGGCAGAGACCTCCGCGGCCTCAACCGGACAAGGCGCCGACGATCCGCAAGGAGAGCCGGTCTGATCGACAGGAAGCGTCCGCGACGCCGGCCAACAAAAGCGGCGGCGAGGATGTGGCGACCAAACCTCCCGAGACTTCCCGGTCCCCACAGGAAATCACTGTGATCGCAGATGTCGGAGGGGTTCTGACGCCACAGGGGCAGCTGACCATAGAGCCGACCTTGGCGGCGTCGCATACATCCAGTAACCGTTTTTTCTTTCAGGGGGTTGAGTTTGTTGATGCGGTTTTGATCGGGGTGATCGAAGCGACCGAAACCAGTCGTAATTACGTCTCCGGGCAACTCGGGTTTCGCTATGGGGTGACCGACCGTCTCGATCTGTCGGCCAAGGTTCCGCTGATTTACCGGGACGACCGGGTGGAATCAACGATTGTCAGCGAACAGAATGAAAATGATGGTAATTCAACCACATTACAGGACCTTACCGGAAAAGGGGTGGGGGATATAGAATTCGGTTTTCAGTATCAGATCAACAACGGGCAGGATAACTGGCCTTATTTTATCGCCAATGTTCGGGCCAAATCAACGACAGGAACCGGGCCATTCGATGTCAGCCGGGATGAAAACGGACTTGAAACCGAACTGGCCACAGGATCTGGCTTCTGGAGTCTTGAACCCAGCCTGACCATGATTTACCAGACCGATCCGGCGGTGTTTTTTACCAACTTTGGCTATGTCTGGAACTTCGGGCGCGACATCAATTTCAGAAGCGGGGAAACCTTTATTGGTCATATCAATCCGGGCGACTCCATTACCGGGAATTTAGGGGTTGGTTTTGCGCTTAATGAAACATTGTCCATGAGTTTCGGCTATCAGCATAATTATGTCTTCGGCACCCGGACGGAGATCAATGGACGGCTCACGGATTCCCGGGATTTTCAGGTGGGATCTCTGCTGTTAGGCATGTCAATGGGACTTGGTAATCGCACCGGGTTAAGTATGAATGTGGGGGTTGGGGTGACGGATGATTCACCTGATGTGGAATTTACCCTGCGTATGCCGTTCTCCGTCATGCTGTTTGACTGA
- a CDS encoding TetR/AcrR family transcriptional regulator, whose translation MRLILTAQQRKAIPELTNGPKPRKELILDAAEDLFSKWGYDGVSLRQIATLAHVDVALLNYHFGKKRNLFEEVFKRRAQIIHDIREEALTDCLTQAEPGLPTVEQLIASLLLPLADIAESDDPGWQNYCALVAYVNSSREWGKIMMPKYFDPLVQRLINVLQAIIPNAPEEKIYWSHELMSGAVMLVLSRTGRIDILSQGLCKSSEVRTAIELMIPFCAAGIQEICKKKPEE comes from the coding sequence ATGAGGCTGATTTTGACCGCGCAACAACGCAAAGCGATTCCTGAACTGACCAATGGCCCGAAACCCCGCAAGGAACTGATTCTGGATGCGGCCGAAGATTTATTCTCCAAATGGGGATATGATGGCGTCAGCCTGCGCCAGATTGCAACACTCGCTCATGTTGATGTCGCCTTGCTGAATTACCATTTCGGCAAAAAAAGAAATTTGTTTGAAGAGGTTTTCAAGCGCCGGGCCCAGATCATCCATGATATTCGGGAAGAGGCCCTTACAGATTGCCTGACCCAGGCCGAACCCGGCCTTCCGACCGTGGAACAACTGATCGCATCCCTGCTGCTGCCCCTGGCCGACATTGCCGAAAGCGACGACCCAGGTTGGCAAAATTATTGCGCGCTGGTCGCCTATGTCAATAGTTCCAGGGAATGGGGCAAGATCATGATGCCGAAATATTTTGATCCTCTGGTTCAACGCCTTATAAATGTTTTACAAGCCATTATACCCAACGCCCCGGAGGAGAAAATCTACTGGAGCCATGAACTGATGTCTGGCGCCGTCATGTTGGTTTTATCCCGCACGGGCCGCATTGATATCCTGTCCCAAGGCCTGTGCAAATCTTCCGAGGTGCGCACCGCGATTGAACTGATGATACCGTTCTGCGCCGCCGGCATCCAGGAAATTTGCAAAAAGAAACCTGAAGAATAA